The Arachis hypogaea cultivar Tifrunner chromosome 16, arahy.Tifrunner.gnm2.J5K5, whole genome shotgun sequence genome contains a region encoding:
- the LOC112758087 gene encoding uncharacterized protein, whose translation MAASSSLSSSSSSDDSHRRRRHHRSRRDRDKESLKIQKKTKSHSKRRRRHHHSSDSDSYSSDSVSDYSRSESSDCEHESSHRSKRHKKNDKPKKSKEKDRSKSHHHKRQKHKVKEKKNSERSSSPVQLSKFLGRDKDDGVRRSAVSGKKILLKLDKSKEDKAAESRRNELLNFLNASFD comes from the exons ATGGCggcctcttcttctctctcttcctcttcctcctccgaCGACTCCCACCGCCGCAGGCGTCACCACCGCTCTCGCCGTGACCGCGACAAAGAATCCCTCAAGATCCAAAAGAAGACAAAGTCTCATTCCAAACGACGCCGCAGGCACCACCACTCCTCCGACTCCGATTCCTATTCTTCCGATTCCGTCTCTGATTACTCCAG GAGTGAGAGTTCTGATTGTGAGCATGAATCGTCTCACCGTTCAAAGAGGCACAAAAAGAATGACAAACCAAAAAAG AGTAAGGAAAAGGATCGAAGTAAAAGCCATCACCATAAGCGGCAGAAGCATAAAGTAAAAGAG AAGAAGAATAGTGAGAGGAGCAGCAGCCCTGTGCAGCTTTCCAAG TTTTTAGGGCGTGACAAAGATGATGGAGTTCGTCGTAGTGCTGTATCTGGCAAGAAG ATTCTTCTGAAACTTGATAAATCAAAGGAAGATAAGGCGGCTGAAAGCAGGAGAAATGAACTGCTGAACTTCTTGAATGCTAGTTTTGATTAG